From a region of the Flavobacterium branchiarum genome:
- a CDS encoding tryptophan 2,3-dioxygenase family protein, whose protein sequence is MNITDNSESILKEIDKKYHAINQKTDVQLEGLLWSKPITYWDYIQTDALLSLQIQRTTLPDEMVFIMYHQVNELIFKMILWEIEQISEVENIQTDFFSERLSRISRYFDMLTNSFSIMENGMEVEQYMKFRNTLTPASGFQSAQYRLIEFSSTDVINLTDRRYKDNFDSNTDLETSFEHLYWQAAGKDYQTGKKSYLLQEFEKKYKSQFLSQMKEYQTKNIWQKFKQLPQEDQKTPTLVQAMRHYDHTVNITWVMQHLNTAKKYILESGKGNGEATGGSDWQKYMHPKYQRRIFFPELWSAEELANWGNEKEV, encoded by the coding sequence ATGAATATCACTGATAATTCAGAATCAATTTTAAAAGAAATTGACAAAAAATACCATGCTATTAACCAAAAAACAGATGTACAATTAGAAGGTCTGCTTTGGTCTAAACCAATTACATATTGGGATTACATTCAGACTGATGCTCTTTTAAGTTTACAAATACAAAGAACAACGCTTCCTGACGAAATGGTATTCATTATGTACCATCAGGTAAATGAGTTAATATTCAAAATGATCCTTTGGGAAATTGAACAAATCTCTGAGGTAGAAAACATTCAAACCGATTTTTTTAGCGAACGCCTTTCTAGAATCTCTCGTTATTTTGACATGCTAACTAATTCATTCAGCATCATGGAAAATGGCATGGAAGTTGAGCAATACATGAAATTCAGAAATACATTGACTCCGGCCAGTGGTTTTCAGAGTGCACAATATCGCTTAATAGAATTTTCATCAACCGATGTAATCAATTTAACAGATCGCAGATATAAAGATAATTTTGATTCAAATACCGATTTAGAAACCAGCTTTGAGCATTTGTATTGGCAAGCAGCAGGAAAAGATTACCAAACAGGAAAAAAATCATATTTACTACAAGAATTTGAGAAAAAATACAAATCTCAATTTCTATCCCAAATGAAAGAATACCAAACTAAAAATATTTGGCAAAAATTCAAACAACTTCCACAAGAAGACCAAAAAACCCCCACATTAGTTCAAGCAATGCGTCATTATGACCACACAGTAAATATTACTTGGGTAATGCAACATTTAAACACGGCAAAAAAATACATCCTCGAGAGCGGCAAAGGAAACGGAGAAGCAACAGGAGGAAGTGATTGGCAAAAGTACATGCATCCAAAATATCAACGTAGGATATTTTTTCCAGAATTATGGAGCGCAGAAGAATTAGCCAATTGGGGAAATGAAAAAGAAGTTTAA
- a CDS encoding M23 family metallopeptidase, whose translation MKQVAAIIIVLFLIISCNKKTDKIEIKTTKPKPSKIEFGFNYADYNVVNDTIEKGQTFGTIIQGQNIGNKQVYTIVEQIKDSFNVRTIRYHKPYTLIRSKNKTNDLLAVIYQPDALSYYVIDLRDSIAKAYKKVKPVTLKRKIIGGVLKSSLSETLGNESVEAALASRITKIFAWSIDFFKLKKGDRYGLIFKERFINDSIYDGVEDLEAAFFEYKGKIVYAFPFEQDTTSGKIEYYDDEGKTLKNLFLKTPIKFSRITSRFTSNRFHPVQHTWKAHKGTDYAAPTGTPISTTAAGIVETTGYTAGNGNFVKVKHNGTYSTQYLHMSRILVKRGQRVTQGQTIGLVGSTGLATGPHVCYRFWKNGVQVDALKLNLPTGESLTGSNRTRFLKQIEPLKRELDSIGNL comes from the coding sequence TTGAAACAAGTAGCAGCAATTATAATAGTATTATTTTTAATAATATCATGTAATAAAAAAACGGATAAAATTGAAATTAAAACAACCAAACCAAAACCATCTAAAATTGAATTTGGATTTAATTATGCTGACTACAATGTAGTTAATGACACTATAGAAAAAGGGCAAACCTTTGGAACGATAATACAAGGACAAAACATTGGCAACAAGCAAGTTTATACTATTGTTGAACAAATAAAAGACTCTTTTAATGTTAGAACCATTCGGTACCACAAACCATATACGCTTATTAGATCAAAGAACAAAACAAATGATCTTCTAGCAGTCATATACCAACCTGACGCATTAAGCTATTATGTAATTGATTTACGAGATAGCATTGCCAAAGCATACAAAAAAGTAAAACCCGTTACTCTTAAACGAAAAATAATAGGTGGCGTTTTAAAAAGCTCTTTATCAGAAACTTTAGGAAACGAAAGCGTCGAAGCAGCTCTGGCTAGCCGAATTACAAAAATATTTGCCTGGTCTATTGACTTCTTTAAATTAAAAAAAGGAGATCGTTATGGCTTAATCTTCAAAGAGCGCTTTATAAATGACTCTATCTATGATGGTGTTGAAGACTTAGAAGCTGCTTTTTTTGAATATAAAGGAAAAATTGTTTACGCCTTCCCTTTCGAACAAGATACTACATCTGGGAAAATTGAATATTATGATGACGAAGGAAAGACACTTAAGAACCTTTTCCTTAAAACACCTATTAAATTCAGTCGAATCACATCTAGATTTACCAGCAACAGATTTCACCCAGTACAACATACTTGGAAAGCGCACAAAGGAACTGATTACGCAGCACCTACAGGAACACCAATATCAACAACCGCAGCAGGAATTGTAGAAACGACAGGCTACACTGCCGGAAATGGTAATTTTGTTAAAGTAAAACACAACGGAACGTACTCTACCCAATACCTACACATGTCACGAATATTGGTAAAACGTGGACAACGTGTCACCCAAGGCCAAACCATTGGATTAGTAGGAAGTACTGGCCTAGCAACTGGACCTCATGTATGTTACCGATTCTGGAAGAACGGCGTACAAGTAGATGCTTTAAAATTAAACCTACCAACTGGAGAATCTTTAACTGGCAGCAACAGAACACGATTCTTAAAACAAATAGAACCGCTAAAAAGAGAACTAGACAGCATTGGAAATTTGTAG
- a CDS encoding DUF3108 domain-containing protein codes for MKKLILSIFVILTLSFDTQKEDAFDVGEWFKFRIHYGIINAGYATLEVKEATVNNKKVFHAIGKGYTTGMSRFFFKVDDLYESYFDKETGNPYQFVRKIDEGGYTKNQEGFFNQEGRVLVKDYKHKTEKTVAVGKNVQDIISAFYFLRNHPNIDKLKSGDSITIDMFFDNETTKFKLKFVGREDITTKFGTVPTMIFKPLVQSGRVFKEKESVTLWISDDNNKLPVRVKAELAVGSIKADLDAFKGLKNPLKVKK; via the coding sequence ATGAAAAAACTAATCCTATCCATATTCGTCATTCTCACACTTAGCTTCGATACCCAAAAAGAAGATGCATTCGACGTAGGCGAATGGTTTAAGTTTAGAATACATTACGGCATTATAAATGCTGGATATGCTACGCTCGAAGTTAAAGAAGCTACTGTAAATAATAAGAAGGTATTCCACGCAATTGGCAAAGGATACACAACAGGTATGTCACGATTTTTCTTTAAAGTAGATGACTTATACGAAAGCTATTTTGACAAAGAAACTGGTAACCCATATCAATTTGTACGAAAAATAGATGAAGGCGGTTACACCAAGAACCAAGAAGGTTTCTTCAACCAAGAGGGTCGCGTTTTAGTAAAAGATTACAAACACAAAACCGAAAAGACAGTTGCTGTTGGTAAAAACGTACAAGATATAATATCTGCATTTTACTTTTTAAGAAATCACCCCAACATAGACAAACTAAAATCAGGTGATTCAATAACAATCGACATGTTTTTTGACAATGAAACAACAAAATTTAAGTTAAAATTCGTAGGTCGTGAGGATATTACAACTAAATTTGGAACCGTTCCGACTATGATTTTCAAACCATTAGTACAATCGGGGCGAGTTTTTAAAGAAAAAGAAAGTGTAACATTATGGATATCAGACGATAACAATAAATTACCTGTTCGAGTAAAAGCTGAACTTGCAGTTGGATCGATAAAAGCTGATCTAGATGCATTCAAAGGATTAAAAAATCCACTTAAAGTAAAAAAATAA
- the hppD gene encoding 4-hydroxyphenylpyruvate dioxygenase, translating into MSKEVKSVEYGLEKIFEGAQDFLPLLGTDYVEFYVGNAKQSAHYYKTAFGYQSLAYAGLETGVKDKASYVLKQDKIRIVLTTPLTQDSPIHEHLKKHGDGVKVAALWVEDARSAYEETMKRGARSFMEPTVEKDEFGEVVRSGIYTYGETVHIFVERKNYNGVFLPGYKEWKSDYNPEPTGLKYIDHMVGNVGWNEMNTWVKFYEDVMGFVNFLSFDDKQINTEYSALMSKVMSNGNGRIKFPINEPAEGKKKSQIEEYLDFYGGPGIQHIAIATDNIIKTVSELKARGVEFLSAPPHTYYQAIPERLGVHMEMMKEDLNEIEKLAIMVDADEDGYLLQIFTKPVQDRPTLFFEIIQRMGAKGFGAGNFKALFESIEREQELRGTL; encoded by the coding sequence ATGTCAAAAGAAGTAAAATCAGTAGAATACGGTTTAGAAAAAATCTTTGAAGGAGCACAAGACTTTCTTCCTTTATTAGGAACAGATTATGTAGAATTCTACGTAGGAAATGCAAAACAATCGGCACATTATTACAAAACAGCTTTTGGTTATCAATCATTAGCTTATGCAGGATTAGAAACAGGAGTAAAAGACAAAGCATCGTATGTGTTGAAACAAGACAAAATCAGAATTGTTTTAACTACTCCACTAACACAAGATTCACCAATTCATGAACATCTTAAAAAACATGGGGATGGTGTAAAAGTGGCTGCACTTTGGGTTGAAGATGCAAGAAGTGCTTATGAAGAAACTATGAAACGTGGCGCTCGCTCTTTTATGGAACCAACTGTCGAAAAAGACGAGTTTGGAGAAGTTGTCCGTTCAGGAATCTACACTTACGGAGAAACTGTACACATCTTTGTAGAAAGAAAAAACTACAATGGCGTATTCTTACCAGGTTATAAAGAATGGAAATCTGACTATAATCCAGAACCAACAGGATTAAAATACATTGACCACATGGTAGGAAATGTAGGTTGGAACGAAATGAATACTTGGGTAAAGTTCTATGAAGACGTTATGGGATTTGTAAATTTCTTATCCTTTGATGACAAACAAATCAATACAGAATACTCTGCCTTGATGAGTAAAGTAATGAGCAACGGAAACGGAAGAATTAAATTCCCAATCAATGAGCCAGCAGAAGGAAAGAAAAAATCACAAATTGAAGAGTATTTAGATTTTTATGGCGGACCAGGAATACAACATATTGCTATCGCTACAGATAATATCATCAAAACAGTATCTGAATTAAAAGCTAGAGGTGTTGAATTTTTATCAGCTCCACCACATACCTACTACCAAGCAATTCCAGAACGATTAGGAGTTCATATGGAAATGATGAAAGAAGATTTAAATGAAATTGAGAAACTAGCCATTATGGTCGATGCAGACGAAGATGGGTATTTATTACAGATATTTACTAAGCCAGTTCAAGACCGTCCTACCCTATTTTTTGAAATAATTCAGAGAATGGGAGCTAAAGGATTTGGCGCAGGGAACTTTAAAGCCCTTTTTGAGTCAATTGAAAGAGAACAAGAATTGCGAGGAACGCTATAA
- the pgi gene encoding glucose-6-phosphate isomerase → MALNTINPTGTEAWKKLQNHYKDIQGTSMQELFQADNSRAEKFNLKWNDFLIDYSKNNINQETISLLLELADTIGVKNAISDYFNGELINQTENRAVLHTALRAKESAVIKVDGENVIPEVYSVKNKIKTFTQEVTSGARKGYTGKAFTDIVNIGIGGSDLGPVMAVEALQYYKNHLTTHFVSNVDGDHVNEVIKKLNPETTLFVIVSKTFTTQETLINSETIKEWFLKSASQEDIAKHFVAVSTNIEKVTEFGINPDNVFPMWDWVGGRFSLWSAVGLSISLAVGFDNYDELLNGAYEMDEHFKSAEFDQNIPVILALLSVWYNNFFGAESEALIPYTQYLQKLAPYLQQATMESNGKSVGRDGKPVNYQTGTIIWGEPGTNSQHAFFQLIHQGTKIIPTDFIGYIEPLYGNEDHHNKLMSNFFAQTEALMHGKTKEQVQAEFDKQGLPADKAAFLLPFKVFTGNKPTNTILIQKLTPKSLGSLIALYEHKIFIQGIIWNIFSFDQWGVELGKQLANSILEEINTKTVKNHDSSTSFLLNHFLKNK, encoded by the coding sequence ATGGCTTTAAATACAATAAACCCAACAGGGACCGAAGCGTGGAAAAAATTACAAAACCACTATAAAGACATCCAAGGAACTAGCATGCAAGAATTGTTTCAAGCAGACAATTCTAGAGCAGAGAAATTTAATTTAAAATGGAATGATTTTTTAATTGATTACTCTAAAAACAATATCAATCAAGAAACTATATCTCTATTACTTGAGCTAGCCGATACAATTGGTGTGAAAAACGCAATTAGTGATTATTTCAATGGTGAATTAATTAACCAGACCGAAAATAGAGCTGTGTTACATACTGCATTACGCGCCAAAGAATCGGCTGTAATAAAAGTAGATGGAGAAAATGTAATTCCTGAAGTTTATAGTGTTAAAAACAAAATAAAAACATTTACCCAAGAAGTAACTTCTGGTGCGCGAAAAGGATACACAGGAAAAGCTTTTACCGATATTGTAAACATTGGTATCGGCGGATCTGACTTAGGCCCTGTAATGGCCGTTGAAGCTTTACAGTATTACAAAAATCATTTAACAACTCATTTTGTCTCAAACGTAGATGGCGACCATGTTAATGAAGTAATCAAAAAATTAAACCCTGAGACGACATTATTTGTAATTGTTTCCAAAACCTTCACTACTCAAGAAACACTAATCAATTCTGAAACCATAAAAGAATGGTTTTTAAAATCGGCTAGTCAGGAAGACATTGCTAAACATTTCGTTGCTGTATCAACTAATATTGAAAAAGTTACTGAATTTGGAATTAACCCTGATAATGTTTTTCCAATGTGGGATTGGGTTGGAGGACGTTTCTCATTATGGAGTGCTGTTGGATTAAGTATTAGCTTAGCCGTTGGATTTGATAATTATGATGAATTATTGAATGGAGCTTACGAAATGGACGAACATTTTAAGTCGGCTGAATTTGACCAAAACATTCCAGTAATCCTAGCTTTACTAAGTGTTTGGTACAACAATTTCTTTGGAGCCGAAAGCGAAGCTTTGATTCCATATACACAATATCTACAAAAACTTGCTCCTTACTTGCAACAAGCAACAATGGAGAGCAATGGAAAAAGCGTTGGTCGTGACGGAAAACCTGTTAACTACCAAACTGGAACTATCATTTGGGGTGAACCAGGAACAAACTCACAACATGCTTTCTTCCAATTAATCCACCAAGGAACAAAAATAATTCCAACAGATTTTATCGGATACATTGAACCTTTATACGGAAATGAAGATCATCACAATAAATTGATGTCAAACTTCTTTGCGCAAACCGAAGCTTTAATGCACGGAAAAACCAAAGAACAGGTTCAAGCCGAATTTGACAAACAAGGTCTTCCAGCTGACAAAGCAGCATTCTTACTGCCATTTAAAGTATTTACTGGAAACAAACCAACAAATACAATACTGATTCAAAAGTTAACTCCAAAATCGTTAGGTTCATTAATAGCATTGTATGAGCACAAGATATTCATTCAAGGAATTATATGGAATATATTCAGTTTTGATCAATGGGGAGTAGAATTAGGCAAGCAATTAGCCAATTCTATACTTGAAGAAATCAACACAAAAACAGTAAAAAATCACGACAGCTCTACTTCTTTCTTACTAAACCATTTCTTAAAAAATAAGTAA